Proteins co-encoded in one Cyanobacteriota bacterium genomic window:
- a CDS encoding FAD-binding oxidoreductase, protein MQTVAIVGCGVVGAMIAYELSRCPDMAITVYDRQLPAQGSTGAALGVLMAAISHKVKGSGMHMRLDSIRRYDALIPELEAITGRRIPYNRQGLLHLCFAREELPVWERLAALRQAQGWRLVMLDRAQLQTAYPYLDHPELVAAVHSLDDRQVHPTELTLALVAAAKQQGVQFQLGVTVHGIGAKGQMLTDQGSLSADWIVIAAGIGSSALSQQAVDIRPVLGQALRLRLPTPLGTSALQPVVTGNDTHIVPLGNNEYWVGATVEFPEVDSPDALPQANPGLLEQVRQQAIAFCPALATGEILHQWSGLRPRPYGRSAPIIESLPH, encoded by the coding sequence ATGCAAACAGTAGCGATTGTAGGGTGCGGTGTTGTGGGGGCAATGATTGCCTATGAACTCAGTCGCTGTCCTGATATGGCGATAACAGTGTACGATCGACAACTACCGGCTCAAGGCTCGACAGGTGCTGCATTGGGGGTGTTGATGGCAGCCATCAGTCACAAGGTTAAGGGTAGTGGTATGCACATGCGCCTTGATAGCATACGTCGCTACGATGCACTAATCCCAGAATTAGAAGCAATTACTGGTCGTCGCATTCCCTATAATCGCCAAGGCTTGTTACACCTTTGCTTTGCGAGGGAGGAGTTGCCAGTGTGGGAGCGCCTCGCTGCCTTGCGTCAAGCCCAAGGATGGCGGCTAGTGATGCTTGATCGGGCACAACTCCAGACAGCCTACCCCTATCTCGATCACCCAGAATTGGTGGCTGCGGTGCATTCGCTAGACGATCGGCAAGTGCATCCGACTGAGTTGACACTAGCGCTGGTAGCGGCTGCTAAACAACAGGGTGTGCAGTTTCAATTAGGAGTTACGGTTCATGGCATTGGGGCTAAGGGACAGATGTTGACAGATCAGGGAAGTTTGAGTGCAGACTGGATAGTAATTGCAGCAGGTATAGGATCTTCTGCCCTCAGTCAGCAAGCAGTAGATATTCGGCCAGTATTGGGGCAGGCTCTACGACTACGGTTGCCAACACCCCTGGGAACATCTGCTCTCCAGCCAGTGGTTACTGGTAACGATACTCACATTGTCCCCTTGGGAAATAATGAGTATTGGGTGGGGGCTACGGTAGAGTTTCCTGAGGTTGACAGCCCAGATGCCCTGCCCCAAGCAAATCCTGGTTTGCTAGAGCAGGTGAGACAGCAAGCAATCGCCTTTTGTCCTGCCCTTGCTACTGGAGAAATTCTGCACCAATGGTCAGGGTTGCGTCCTCGCCCTTATGGACGATCGGCACCTATCATCGAGTCATTGCCCCATCA
- a CDS encoding tRNA 5-methoxyuridine(34)/uridine 5-oxyacetic acid(34) synthase CmoB, translating to MTTDSSSHSPSPTSSTATWQDRVAAFSFWYHRIELPGNIVTPGVNPLSPESYGIPEDLTGKRVLDVGAWDGYWSFEALKRGAREVVAIDDFSDYMGKLDQRYAWDTFDLCREALGYGEDVCQRHELSVYDVDELWLGRFDVVFFFGTLYHLRYPLLALDRLAAICDGSLYVESAILDDYSPYQGGFGHGYPGRQMVMEFYPGAEYAGNETNYWVPTLWCLANMVKSAGFAQVSAWKLTDTPTSIGLCRGFVTGHKIE from the coding sequence ATGACGACGGATTCTTCTAGCCATAGCCCTTCTCCTACAAGTTCCACTGCCACTTGGCAAGACCGAGTAGCCGCATTTTCGTTTTGGTACCACCGGATTGAGCTACCCGGCAACATTGTCACACCAGGCGTTAACCCCCTTAGCCCAGAGAGCTACGGCATTCCTGAAGACTTGACTGGAAAGCGAGTACTAGACGTGGGGGCATGGGATGGCTACTGGAGCTTTGAGGCATTGAAACGGGGTGCTAGGGAAGTAGTGGCGATCGACGACTTTTCAGACTACATGGGCAAGCTAGACCAGCGCTACGCTTGGGACACCTTTGACCTTTGTCGAGAAGCTCTAGGCTATGGTGAAGATGTTTGCCAGCGGCATGAACTATCAGTTTATGACGTAGATGAACTCTGGCTGGGTCGATTTGATGTGGTGTTTTTCTTTGGGACACTCTACCACCTGCGATACCCACTGCTTGCCCTTGATCGCCTAGCAGCCATTTGTGACGGCAGCCTGTATGTTGAATCAGCCATCCTAGACGACTATAGCCCCTACCAAGGGGGATTTGGTCATGGCTATCCTGGGCGGCAAATGGTGATGGAATTTTATCCCGGCGCGGAGTATGCAGGCAATGAAACAAACTACTGGGTACCGACTTTGTGGTGTTTAGCAAACATGGTTAAGTCCGCTGGGTTTGCTCAAGTATCCGCCTGGAAGTTAACAGATACCCCTACCAGTATTGGTCTTTGTCGCGGGTTTGTCACTGGGCACAAGATAGAGTGA
- the coaE gene encoding dephospho-CoA kinase (Dephospho-CoA kinase (CoaE) performs the final step in coenzyme A biosynthesis.), with amino-acid sequence MTQRQIGLTGGIGMGKTTVSNYMASQYGIPVLDADVYARDAVAIGSPILERISDRYGQAILLPDGNLNRAQLGTIVFADANERRWLEQQIHPYVRDRFAQSLAALTTTPLVVLSIPLLFEAGLTDMVSEIWVVTCRPDQQLQRLIARGMTIAQAQARISSQLPIAEKIAHANIVLDNSGTLETLYRQIDHALAVSNR; translated from the coding sequence ATGACGCAACGACAAATCGGCTTAACGGGTGGCATAGGCATGGGAAAAACCACGGTATCTAACTACATGGCCAGTCAATATGGGATCCCTGTCTTAGATGCTGATGTCTATGCACGGGATGCTGTGGCCATAGGCTCTCCTATTCTGGAGCGGATTAGCGATCGCTATGGTCAAGCTATCTTGCTTCCTGATGGCAATCTGAACCGTGCCCAGTTAGGAACTATTGTGTTTGCCGATGCAAATGAGCGTCGTTGGTTAGAGCAGCAAATTCATCCCTATGTACGAGATCGCTTTGCCCAATCCCTAGCAGCGTTGACGACAACCCCCCTAGTTGTGTTGTCTATTCCACTGTTGTTCGAGGCAGGCTTAACAGATATGGTGTCTGAAATTTGGGTAGTGACCTGTAGGCCAGATCAGCAACTTCAGCGGTTGATTGCTAGAGGCATGACGATTGCACAAGCCCAGGCCCGTATTAGCAGTCAACTCCCAATCGCAGAGAAAATTGCCCATGCCAATATCGTGTTGGACAACTCAGGCACCCTAGAGACGTTGTATCGCCAAATCGATCATGCCTTGGCTGTTTCTAACAGGTGA
- a CDS encoding late competence development ComFB family protein encodes MHTNTAFVYRNAMEHLVAEEIDKQFRMIPPRLARYLNKKEVAAFALNRLPSLYATSEKGWRQQCLRGRRDYSEQIATAVRQGVLAVQKDPLRIETPIAPDAADQGGSDAYKALQALRLLLHCDDLSWQNVVAKVEDAIAKSARGEIFGDHHHHDAQPHRRSAWNSAMYRY; translated from the coding sequence ATGCATACAAACACTGCCTTTGTTTACCGAAATGCCATGGAGCATCTGGTTGCTGAGGAAATTGACAAGCAATTTAGGATGATTCCCCCCCGACTTGCTAGATATCTCAATAAAAAGGAGGTTGCTGCTTTTGCGCTGAATCGCTTGCCTTCGTTATACGCTACTAGTGAGAAGGGCTGGCGGCAACAGTGTTTACGAGGTCGGCGCGACTATAGTGAACAAATTGCCACAGCAGTTCGTCAAGGTGTCTTAGCTGTGCAAAAAGATCCCTTGCGGATTGAAACTCCGATCGCGCCAGATGCTGCAGATCAGGGAGGCTCCGATGCATACAAGGCATTACAAGCGTTAAGGTTGCTCTTGCATTGCGATGACCTCTCTTGGCAGAATGTGGTTGCTAAGGTGGAAGACGCAATAGCAAAATCTGCTAGAGGAGAGATCTTTGGAGACCATCACCACCACGATGCTCAGCCTCACCGACGCAGTGCCTGGAACAGTGCCATGTACAGGTATTAG
- the era gene encoding GTPase Era — MDSFQPFPLPVTPPGFKSGFVGIVGRPNVGKSTLMNQLVGQKIAITSPVAQTTRNRLRGILTTPEAQLIFVDTPGIHKPHHQLGKVLVKTAKHTIQTVDVVLLVVDCSVAAGGGDRYIVNILSQLETPVILGLNKADQQPDSANQLDDTYAELVAPYGWPMLKFSALTGDGLGALQQALCDRLDPGPYYYPPDLVTDQPERFIMGELIREQILLHTREEVPHSVAVVIDRVEEQPTITNILATIYVERPSQKAILLGKGGSMIKLIGSNARQQIQILVDGNVYLELFVKVQPKWRQSSTQLADLGYRLDD, encoded by the coding sequence CTGGACAGTTTCCAGCCATTTCCCTTGCCAGTTACCCCTCCTGGCTTCAAATCCGGGTTTGTAGGCATTGTGGGTCGCCCTAATGTGGGCAAATCGACTTTGATGAATCAGCTTGTGGGGCAAAAGATTGCCATTACGTCACCGGTTGCCCAAACTACGCGTAATCGGTTGCGAGGCATTCTCACTACTCCAGAGGCACAGCTAATTTTTGTAGATACTCCTGGGATTCACAAGCCCCATCACCAACTGGGAAAAGTATTGGTAAAAACCGCTAAACATACGATTCAAACTGTGGATGTAGTGTTGCTTGTAGTGGACTGTTCAGTAGCGGCTGGCGGCGGCGATCGTTACATTGTCAATATTCTTAGTCAACTGGAAACACCCGTGATTCTAGGACTGAACAAAGCTGACCAACAGCCTGACTCCGCTAATCAGCTAGACGACACCTACGCTGAACTGGTGGCTCCCTACGGTTGGCCGATGCTAAAATTTTCAGCCCTGACTGGTGATGGGCTAGGAGCTTTGCAACAAGCACTCTGCGATCGCCTTGATCCAGGCCCCTACTACTACCCGCCGGATCTTGTCACCGATCAACCAGAGCGTTTCATTATGGGAGAACTAATTCGAGAGCAAATTTTGCTGCATACTAGGGAAGAAGTACCCCATTCAGTAGCTGTGGTCATCGATCGGGTCGAAGAGCAACCTACTATCACCAACATTTTGGCAACCATTTATGTAGAGCGTCCGTCCCAAAAGGCAATTCTTCTCGGCAAGGGTGGCAGCATGATTAAGCTAATTGGCTCCAATGCTCGACAACAAATTCAAATCCTAGTGGACGGTAACGTCTACCTAGAACTGTTTGTGAAGGTGCAACCTAAATGGAGACAATCTTCTACACAACTTGCTGATTTAGGCTATCGTCTCGATGACTGA